A single genomic interval of Bradyrhizobium sp. AZCC 1693 harbors:
- a CDS encoding molybdopterin-dependent oxidoreductase, which translates to MSTMTINGKLAPLPDDPDALLVDVVRDALDLTGTKLVCGAGVCGACTVLVDGEPAVSCLMPARSAATKNVTTVEGIGAARLHPVQKAFMAHDALQCGFCTPGFIVEAVAFCDSWRAAKGTAVPSREEIGAALSGHLCRCGAYDGIFRAVADACAGRFDGNDILPPRMEARDKVTGMAKYTVDIHHDGQLEGVILRSPFAHARISELDLAPARAMPGVSAVISLLGDDRIVRFVGQPIAAIAARDRRTALAAIAAIKLGSERLPSAIGLDEARRADAPVVFEKSARKKAGNVSEGGGSPASWKGNIRGPSAAFSKKPKKVRSWVDAARAANNPLLVEGTFRTGTQQHACLEPHAAVARFDGDRLTVHVSTQAVFHTMELIAKRYKLDRDKVRVIADHVGGGFGSKAALGVETTTAIELAREARAPVRVAYDRHEELSVTGYRPAAEMKIALLPSEQGELKALSLTAHADTGAATNSTIAALARLIYPAEAKELADFDVISNLPAGAPFRGPGGPPMAFALEQAIDEAALRLHVDPIALRKRWDPDTNRQRLYDWAMNLEVWRNRKPIAAQSGRYRRGVGVATGYWLYLWQPGSKVEVAVKGGRLIASTATQDIGTGTRTVIANTVAHEFGLEPHEIEVRIGDSKLPEGPGSGGSRVTASVIPPMLLAIEQLKTAIRQNARRQPVPGSNAPWRDMLAASPDLSASGVRPEDSRQMAPGVQSPLKQAGFMGMIFGWMMRRFSNLAIGAGVPSSVQVVEVEVDTWLGHVRVVNVHTGIAVGRIVAPALAHSQAAGAVIQGIGYALYEAREVDSRTGDVLSGGMEDYRIPGIADTPVIDVHFDQGGFDHVLGGSVGIGEVATVPTSPAVANAIHNATGVRLTELPIRPDRLVAALKGRAAA; encoded by the coding sequence ATGAGCACCATGACGATCAACGGCAAGCTTGCTCCCCTCCCCGACGATCCCGATGCGCTGCTGGTCGACGTCGTGCGCGACGCGCTCGACCTCACCGGCACCAAGCTCGTGTGCGGGGCCGGCGTCTGCGGCGCCTGCACCGTGCTGGTCGATGGCGAACCCGCCGTGAGCTGCCTGATGCCGGCTCGATCAGCCGCAACCAAGAACGTGACGACGGTCGAAGGCATCGGCGCGGCAAGACTGCACCCGGTGCAGAAGGCCTTCATGGCGCACGACGCCCTGCAATGCGGCTTCTGCACGCCGGGCTTCATCGTCGAGGCCGTAGCGTTTTGTGATTCCTGGCGCGCGGCCAAGGGAACGGCGGTGCCGTCGCGCGAGGAAATCGGCGCGGCGCTGTCGGGCCATCTCTGCCGCTGCGGCGCCTATGACGGCATCTTCCGTGCGGTAGCAGATGCCTGCGCCGGCCGCTTCGACGGCAACGATATCCTGCCGCCGCGCATGGAAGCGCGCGACAAGGTGACGGGAATGGCGAAGTATACCGTCGACATCCATCATGACGGCCAGCTCGAAGGGGTGATCCTGCGCTCGCCGTTTGCGCATGCGCGTATCAGCGAACTCGATCTGGCGCCGGCGCGCGCGATGCCGGGCGTGAGTGCCGTGATCTCGCTGCTCGGCGACGACCGCATCGTCCGCTTTGTCGGCCAACCGATCGCCGCCATCGCGGCCAGGGATCGCAGGACCGCGCTGGCCGCCATCGCCGCCATCAAGCTCGGCAGCGAACGCCTGCCCTCGGCGATCGGGCTCGACGAGGCGCGCCGGGCCGATGCGCCGGTGGTGTTCGAAAAATCCGCGCGCAAGAAGGCCGGCAACGTCTCCGAAGGCGGCGGTTCGCCGGCCTCCTGGAAAGGCAATATCCGCGGACCGTCGGCGGCTTTCTCCAAAAAGCCGAAAAAAGTGCGGAGCTGGGTCGACGCTGCGCGTGCGGCGAACAATCCGCTGCTGGTGGAGGGCACCTTCCGCACCGGCACGCAACAGCACGCCTGCCTCGAGCCGCATGCCGCGGTCGCGCGTTTTGACGGCGACCGGCTGACCGTGCATGTTTCGACGCAGGCGGTGTTTCACACGATGGAGTTGATCGCCAAACGCTACAAGCTCGACCGCGACAAGGTACGCGTGATTGCCGATCATGTCGGCGGAGGTTTTGGCTCGAAGGCAGCACTTGGCGTGGAAACGACCACCGCCATCGAACTGGCGCGCGAAGCCAGGGCGCCGGTCAGGGTTGCCTACGACCGGCACGAGGAGCTTTCGGTGACCGGCTATCGGCCGGCCGCGGAGATGAAGATCGCACTACTGCCGTCGGAGCAGGGCGAACTGAAAGCGCTGTCGCTGACGGCGCACGCCGATACCGGAGCCGCGACCAACTCCACCATCGCCGCACTGGCGCGCCTGATCTATCCGGCGGAAGCCAAAGAGCTCGCCGATTTCGATGTCATCAGCAATTTGCCGGCCGGTGCTCCCTTCCGGGGGCCCGGTGGGCCGCCGATGGCCTTTGCGCTGGAGCAGGCCATCGACGAAGCGGCGCTGCGCTTGCACGTCGATCCGATCGCGCTGCGCAAGCGATGGGATCCCGATACCAACCGCCAGCGGCTGTACGATTGGGCCATGAACCTGGAGGTGTGGCGCAACCGGAAACCGATAGCCGCGCAGAGCGGACGATATCGCCGCGGCGTCGGCGTCGCCACCGGCTACTGGCTTTATCTGTGGCAGCCCGGCTCCAAGGTCGAGGTGGCGGTGAAGGGCGGACGCCTGATCGCCAGCACCGCGACGCAGGATATCGGCACCGGCACCCGCACCGTGATCGCCAATACGGTTGCGCACGAGTTTGGGCTGGAGCCGCATGAGATCGAGGTCAGGATCGGCGATTCAAAACTGCCGGAGGGGCCGGGCTCGGGCGGCAGTAGGGTCACGGCTTCGGTGATCCCGCCGATGCTGCTGGCGATCGAGCAGTTGAAGACCGCGATCCGGCAAAACGCCAGGCGGCAACCGGTCCCCGGCTCCAACGCGCCATGGCGTGACATGCTCGCGGCATCGCCCGACCTCTCCGCTTCCGGCGTACGCCCGGAAGACTCCCGGCAGATGGCGCCGGGCGTCCAGTCGCCGCTGAAGCAGGCCGGATTCATGGGCATGATCTTCGGCTGGATGATGCGGCGCTTCTCCAACCTTGCGATCGGCGCCGGCGTTCCGAGCTCGGTGCAGGTCGTCGAAGTCGAAGTCGATACCTGGCTCGGCCATGTGCGCGTCGTCAACGTTCACACCGGTATTGCGGTCGGCAGGATCGTGGCGCCGGCATTGGCGCACAGCCAGGCGGCCGGCGCCGTCATCCAGGGCATCGGCTACGCGCTCTATGAAGCACGCGAAGTCGATTCCCGTACCGGCGACGTGCTCAGCGGCGGCATGGAGGACTATCGCATTCCCGGCATCGCGGACACGCCTGTGATCGACGTGCATTTCGACCAAGGCGGCTTCGATCACGTGCTCGGCGGCAGCGTCGGCATCGGCGAGGTCGCCACCGTGCCGACCTCGCCCGCGGTCGCCAATGCGATTCACAATGCGACCGGCGTTCGGCTGACCGAATTGCCGATCCGTCCCGACCGTCTCGTCGCCGCACTCAAAGGGAGGGCCGCCGCATGA
- a CDS encoding TetR/AcrR family transcriptional regulator, protein MGPRTRILDAAMLVFRRHGFRRSSIEQAAEAAGLTRQALYHHFKSKEALFRAVIERLHEDALAAEIAAAAAAEKQDGSLADILVASVSAKLGQLAASLDGSPHVEELFSEHLLQARDLYQKYTTAYAEQLAATIVRVCRKQGLVLNAGMTPRDLARCVEMAVNGTKSAYPAMQPADAFLKDLEIMLRTLVAGAVRPASRSRAATPKPAKGAAPRSISRKPGDRR, encoded by the coding sequence ATGGGCCCGCGCACCCGAATTCTCGATGCCGCGATGCTGGTGTTCCGCCGGCACGGTTTCCGGCGCTCGTCGATCGAGCAGGCGGCGGAGGCCGCCGGCCTGACGCGGCAGGCGCTCTATCATCACTTCAAGTCCAAGGAAGCGTTGTTCCGCGCCGTCATCGAGCGGCTGCATGAGGACGCACTCGCGGCCGAGATTGCGGCGGCGGCCGCCGCCGAGAAGCAAGACGGCAGCCTTGCCGATATTCTGGTCGCGTCGGTCAGCGCGAAACTCGGCCAACTGGCGGCCTCGCTCGACGGCTCGCCCCATGTCGAGGAACTGTTCTCCGAACATCTCCTGCAGGCGCGCGACCTCTACCAGAAATACACAACAGCCTATGCGGAGCAGCTCGCCGCGACGATTGTGCGCGTCTGCCGCAAGCAAGGCCTCGTACTCAACGCCGGCATGACACCGCGCGATCTTGCGCGCTGCGTCGAGATGGCGGTCAACGGCACGAAATCCGCCTACCCCGCGATGCAGCCGGCCGATGCTTTCCTGAAGGATCTGGAAATCATGTTGCGAACGCTGGTCGCGGGCGCCGTGCGCCCGGCATCCAGGTCGCGCGCCGCCACGCCGAAGCCTGCGAAGGGAGCAGCCCCCCGATCCATTTCCCGCAAACCTGGAGATCGCAGATGA
- a CDS encoding KTSC domain-containing protein, translating into MTRLAFILALLFTASWQEAETVDVRDRGPVDLRAFTCQDVTRSSIIARVCYDDANQYMLIQRNGVYDHYCELPKAARDALLNAPSMGQYFKANIKATGSDENGPYDCRTHKVPSYQ; encoded by the coding sequence ATGACCCGTCTCGCCTTCATCCTCGCTCTGCTCTTCACCGCCAGCTGGCAGGAAGCCGAGACCGTTGACGTCAGGGACCGGGGCCCGGTCGACCTCAGGGCCTTCACCTGCCAGGACGTCACCCGGAGCAGCATCATCGCGCGCGTATGTTACGACGACGCGAACCAGTACATGCTCATCCAGCGCAACGGCGTCTACGACCATTATTGCGAACTGCCGAAGGCGGCGCGCGATGCGCTGCTGAACGCACCTTCGATGGGCCAGTATTTTAAGGCGAACATCAAGGCGACAGGCTCCGACGAAAACGGACCGTACGACTGCCGCACGCATAAAGTGCCGTCCTATCAGTGA
- a CDS encoding sensor domain-containing diguanylate cyclase gives MTERITRQKVAPTKRLLALGLTVTLSFAAICGWVLWHAGDRDYLHSRAAATNLVSSLASEIERNIELYDLSLQAAVDGMKLPDINSISRELRQVVLFDRAATAKDMGSILVIDRLGRVVMDSRSLVPAEANYSGHDFFQVHASRPHAGLFISRPWVASDGQYLIGLSRRITNDDGSFGGVVAGSMRISYFHSLFRKLNFGDKDSMTLLSADGTLLMRAPFDIDTIGQSLRKSTVFKQFPGVQSGWYETASILDGEKRLFVFQQIGHHPMLIINGVSLDTIYADWWREVWLIGSIMLALCAVTMALTVFLVNALKRRTAAENKLALLANTDALTGLCNRRKFDEVLSREWRRSQRTATPVSLLMIDADGFKAYNDAHGHQAGDAALASIAQCIAGGTRRASDLGVRYGGEEFAVLLPGETGQGAFRIAEVIRASVLSLRVQQKGRPDICPTISIGVAAMIPQLGLTPGDLIKSADLALYEAKRSGRNRTVVAPTMASAHRVAA, from the coding sequence ATGACCGAGCGCATCACGAGACAGAAGGTTGCGCCGACCAAGCGGCTGCTGGCGCTGGGGCTCACCGTTACCTTGAGCTTTGCCGCGATCTGCGGCTGGGTTCTCTGGCATGCGGGCGACCGCGACTACCTGCACAGCCGGGCGGCTGCGACCAATCTGGTCTCCAGCCTGGCGAGCGAGATCGAGCGAAACATCGAGCTCTACGATCTGTCGCTGCAGGCGGCCGTGGACGGCATGAAATTGCCCGATATCAACAGCATCAGCCGCGAGTTGCGGCAGGTCGTGCTGTTCGACCGGGCGGCCACCGCCAAGGACATGGGCTCGATTCTCGTGATCGATCGTCTTGGCAGGGTCGTGATGGATTCGCGCTCGCTGGTCCCGGCCGAGGCAAATTACTCAGGCCATGATTTCTTTCAGGTTCACGCCAGCCGGCCCCACGCCGGGCTGTTCATCAGCCGTCCATGGGTCGCCTCCGACGGACAATATCTGATCGGTCTCAGCCGGCGCATCACCAACGACGACGGCTCATTCGGCGGGGTCGTCGCCGGCAGCATGCGCATCAGCTATTTCCACAGCCTGTTCAGAAAACTGAACTTCGGCGACAAGGACTCGATGACGCTGCTGAGCGCGGACGGCACCCTTCTGATGCGCGCGCCGTTCGACATCGACACGATCGGGCAGAGCCTGCGAAAATCCACCGTCTTCAAGCAGTTTCCCGGAGTGCAAAGCGGCTGGTACGAAACGGCTTCGATCCTCGACGGCGAGAAGCGCCTGTTCGTCTTTCAGCAGATCGGCCATCATCCGATGCTCATCATCAACGGCGTTTCGCTCGACACCATCTATGCGGACTGGTGGCGGGAAGTCTGGCTGATCGGCTCGATCATGCTGGCGCTGTGCGCGGTGACGATGGCCTTGACGGTGTTCCTGGTCAATGCGCTGAAGCGGCGAACCGCCGCCGAAAACAAGCTCGCCTTGCTGGCGAACACCGACGCCCTGACCGGGCTTTGCAACCGGCGGAAATTCGACGAGGTTCTTTCCCGCGAATGGCGCCGTTCGCAGCGGACGGCGACGCCGGTCTCGCTGCTGATGATCGATGCGGACGGTTTCAAGGCTTACAATGATGCGCATGGACATCAGGCGGGCGATGCGGCGCTCGCCTCCATCGCGCAATGCATTGCCGGCGGGACGCGGCGCGCATCCGACCTCGGCGTCCGCTACGGCGGCGAGGAGTTCGCGGTGCTGTTGCCGGGTGAAACCGGCCAGGGTGCATTCCGGATCGCCGAGGTGATTCGTGCAAGCGTGTTGTCGCTTCGAGTCCAGCAGAAGGGTCGCCCTGATATTTGTCCGACGATCAGCATCGGCGTGGCTGCCATGATTCCGCAGCTAGGACTGACGCCGGGCGACTTGATCAAATCGGCCGATCTGGCCCTCTACGAGGCCAAGCGTTCGGGCCGCAACCGCACGGTCGTAGCGCCGACGATGGCAAGCGCCCATCGCGTGGCGGCCTGA
- a CDS encoding DUF2147 domain-containing protein → MKRFCFLAVLIALSSSAHAGRSISFSVGSHRVHIESSRRCHSVSCARMSISRSLDWRRKRDRYDDARDTAVPAKPVPPPAPQTVSPPAPPVPPATTAPAKTIVAAPPPAVYTTAASRSQPVAAPSPPPPPQVSIPVPPPTPPPKPVETAQPASQVERVSHQAEEEPSDSPIGDWQTEGKGTVRIAKCGNALCGFVLGSSNEKGEAILINMKPKKERQWTGGVYSQDSGETYYGTMSMKGINTLRVEACALGRFYCSGNNWSRITRRADSLVTSWQTLSGSRS, encoded by the coding sequence ATGAAACGATTTTGTTTTCTCGCCGTGCTGATCGCGCTCAGTTCGTCGGCCCATGCCGGTCGTTCGATTTCGTTCAGCGTCGGTAGCCACCGGGTGCACATCGAATCCTCCAGGCGTTGCCATTCGGTATCGTGCGCCAGGATGTCGATCTCCAGAAGCCTCGACTGGCGCCGCAAGCGTGACCGCTATGACGACGCGCGCGACACGGCAGTGCCGGCGAAGCCTGTGCCGCCACCTGCGCCGCAGACGGTTTCGCCACCCGCACCACCCGTACCGCCGGCGACCACGGCGCCGGCCAAGACCATCGTTGCCGCGCCGCCACCGGCCGTTTACACGACGGCCGCATCGAGAAGCCAGCCCGTCGCTGCGCCTTCGCCACCTCCGCCGCCGCAGGTTTCGATTCCAGTGCCGCCGCCCACGCCGCCTCCGAAACCGGTCGAGACCGCGCAGCCTGCGTCGCAGGTTGAGCGCGTCTCGCATCAGGCCGAGGAAGAGCCGTCCGATTCTCCGATCGGTGATTGGCAGACCGAAGGCAAGGGCACGGTGCGGATCGCCAAATGCGGCAATGCGCTGTGCGGCTTTGTGCTCGGTTCATCGAACGAGAAGGGCGAAGCGATCCTGATCAACATGAAGCCGAAGAAGGAAAGGCAATGGACCGGCGGCGTCTACAGCCAGGACTCTGGCGAGACGTATTACGGCACGATGTCGATGAAGGGGATCAACACGCTTCGCGTCGAAGCCTGCGCGCTCGGCCGCTTCTATTGCTCCGGCAACAATTGGAGCCGCATCACGCGCCGCGCCGACAGCCTGGTGACGTCGTGGCAGACGTTATCGGGATCGCGCTCGTAG
- a CDS encoding FAD binding domain-containing protein gives MTPSAMTATQAAEFRAAGTDLSERRRSGVSTGPLIDISAAPDMIGMHWGAEGSLRIGAFTTIAAIATDARIAAAYPGIAASAQGLATPQIRYLATLGGNLAQRSRCWYFRNPHIACLKKGGSDCPARSGNHLYHVAFDLGPCVAPHPSTMAAALLAYEAKVTTDRRSSLTIGDLLGDGSNGSADNALQPGEMIKSIELPVPLQGERALYKRAISRSHAEWPLVEICARAVIKDGAFQLVRLAAGGIAPVPLRLAAAEAALQGKKVNAATIASAAEQATSGAKPLPMTGYKLDLLKGVVQDLLERLAG, from the coding sequence ATGACACCATCAGCCATGACTGCCACGCAAGCAGCCGAATTCCGCGCAGCCGGCACCGATCTCAGCGAGAGGCGGCGCAGCGGCGTCTCAACAGGACCGCTGATCGATATATCAGCCGCGCCCGACATGATCGGGATGCATTGGGGCGCCGAGGGAAGTCTGCGCATCGGCGCCTTCACCACCATTGCCGCCATAGCCACCGATGCACGCATCGCCGCGGCTTATCCGGGCATTGCGGCGTCCGCGCAAGGTCTGGCGACGCCGCAGATCCGTTACCTCGCGACCCTCGGCGGCAACCTCGCGCAGCGTTCGCGCTGCTGGTATTTTCGAAATCCGCATATCGCCTGTCTCAAGAAGGGCGGATCGGATTGTCCGGCACGATCGGGCAATCATCTCTATCACGTCGCGTTTGATCTCGGTCCCTGCGTGGCGCCGCATCCTTCGACGATGGCCGCCGCGCTGCTCGCCTATGAAGCGAAGGTGACGACCGATCGCAGAAGCTCGCTGACGATCGGCGATCTCCTCGGCGACGGCTCCAACGGCAGCGCCGACAACGCGCTGCAGCCGGGCGAGATGATCAAGAGCATCGAGCTGCCCGTTCCGCTGCAGGGCGAACGCGCGCTGTACAAGCGCGCGATCAGCCGCTCCCATGCCGAATGGCCGCTGGTCGAGATCTGCGCCCGCGCCGTGATCAAGGACGGCGCGTTCCAGTTGGTCCGCCTCGCCGCCGGCGGCATCGCCCCGGTGCCACTACGGCTCGCGGCCGCGGAAGCCGCGTTGCAGGGAAAGAAGGTCAATGCAGCAACGATTGCCAGCGCCGCAGAACAAGCCACATCAGGTGCAAAGCCGCTACCGATGACGGGCTACAAACTCGATCTGCTGAAGGGCGTCGTGCAGGACTTGCTGGAACGGCTGGCGGGGTGA
- a CDS encoding DNA helicase, translated as MKLSAPLYHLKRKAKLLSRAENIPLHEALDRVARQEGFGGWSLLAAKATATAPAEKLFARLAPGDLVLVGARPGQGKTLMSLELAVQAMKSGSRGVFFTLEYTEKDMLDRFRAIGVAREDFAGLFEFDSSDEMSSDYIVKRLATAPRGTLVVVDYLQLLDQKRENPELMVQVRTLQSFARDRGLIFVFISQIDRSYDPLKKPCPDLEDVRLPNPLDLSLFTKTCFLNNGEVQFRAAS; from the coding sequence ATGAAGCTGTCTGCGCCCCTTTATCACTTGAAGCGTAAGGCCAAACTTCTATCCCGTGCAGAAAATATCCCGCTGCACGAGGCGCTCGACCGCGTTGCCAGGCAAGAGGGTTTTGGCGGCTGGAGTTTGCTCGCGGCCAAAGCGACCGCAACCGCGCCCGCTGAAAAACTGTTTGCGCGGCTGGCGCCCGGCGACCTGGTGCTGGTGGGGGCGCGCCCGGGCCAGGGCAAAACCCTGATGAGCCTCGAACTTGCCGTGCAAGCCATGAAGTCCGGCAGTCGAGGCGTGTTCTTCACGCTGGAGTACACCGAAAAGGACATGCTGGATCGTTTCCGCGCCATCGGCGTGGCGCGGGAGGATTTTGCCGGCCTGTTTGAATTCGACAGCTCCGACGAGATGAGTTCGGATTACATCGTCAAGCGGCTGGCCACCGCGCCTCGCGGCACCCTGGTGGTCGTGGACTATCTGCAACTGCTCGACCAGAAGCGTGAGAATCCGGAATTGATGGTTCAGGTTCGCACCCTGCAGTCGTTCGCCCGCGATCGCGGGCTGATCTTCGTCTTCATCTCCCAGATCGATCGCTCATATGATCCGTTGAAGAAACCATGCCCCGACCTGGAAGATGTCAGATTGCCGAATCCGCTGGATCTGAGCCTCTTCACCAAGACATGTTTCCTGAACAACGGCGAGGTTCAGTTCCGCGCGGCAAGCTAG
- a CDS encoding DUF2147 domain-containing protein, whose translation MKKLYILAALLMATTSAHAGGITLQINGERVRVEAPRNCSAISCIKITAPGYNGTLGNVDLKGMGSKSKNDDDVVATAPAAPAPAQATATTAVTPAPAPTTVAAATPARTEAAPPAPPPPPAPVAAAPVPPPAPAATASDPNSPIGIWATEENKGNVRIEECGANLCGYSVNTGERILINMKPQGGKWTGRIHDPSSGRNYDSTIALKGTDTLKVQGCAFGGMFCGGQTWKRTS comes from the coding sequence ATGAAGAAGCTCTACATCCTCGCCGCATTGTTGATGGCCACCACCTCGGCCCATGCCGGCGGAATCACCCTCCAGATCAACGGCGAGCGTGTTCGCGTTGAAGCGCCGCGCAACTGCAGCGCCATCTCCTGCATCAAGATCACCGCGCCCGGCTACAACGGCACGCTCGGCAATGTCGATCTCAAGGGCATGGGCTCGAAGAGCAAGAACGACGATGACGTCGTGGCGACCGCACCGGCAGCGCCCGCTCCGGCCCAGGCCACCGCCACAACAGCGGTGACGCCCGCACCCGCTCCAACTACCGTTGCGGCCGCAACACCGGCACGGACCGAAGCTGCGCCGCCCGCTCCGCCTCCGCCGCCCGCCCCTGTCGCCGCCGCACCCGTGCCGCCGCCGGCTCCCGCAGCCACCGCGTCCGACCCGAACTCGCCGATCGGCATCTGGGCGACGGAAGAGAACAAGGGCAACGTTCGCATCGAGGAATGCGGCGCCAATCTGTGCGGCTATTCCGTCAACACCGGCGAACGGATTTTGATCAACATGAAGCCGCAGGGCGGCAAGTGGACCGGCCGGATTCATGATCCCAGCAGCGGCCGCAATTACGACTCGACGATCGCGCTGAAGGGCACCGATACGCTCAAGGTCCAGGGCTGCGCTTTCGGCGGAATGTTCTGCGGCGGCCAGACCTGGAAGCGCACGAGCTGA
- a CDS encoding extensin-like domain-containing protein yields the protein MTRGVRLYLVGSFVLVSLAGCGRGFFQSAEREPWRAEAEIACLKSGAVKESPELVRIDPIAGPGVCGAEYPLKVAALGENITSFGFADESLRPPGNIGNQPRWPITRAPAAAPPQGNYQGNYQGSYPAPAPRQPNYAAPSNGPISLSAPGVGPQEDDIDLPPEGAPTSRDGGYVAAPSYPPRDRYTAPSSAPHPQPSYSPPPAMPAAPRLGPAQGNSVSAFGQVSMKPAATLACPIVSALDRWLTDSVQPAAMRWFGVRVVEIKQISAYSCRGMNGNPHAHISEHAFGNALDIAAFTLADGRRITVRGGWRGMPEEQGFLRDVQGAACQQFNTVLAPGSNAHHEDHIHVDLMRRASRRTICQPAAVPGEQVAARAGQRNPYASRDPYLTGSLGAKKSISRWFRGNSKVNEEDEFEDH from the coding sequence ATGACGCGCGGAGTTCGTTTGTATCTCGTCGGCTCCTTCGTCCTCGTCTCGCTAGCGGGTTGTGGCCGCGGATTTTTTCAGTCCGCCGAGCGCGAACCGTGGCGTGCCGAGGCCGAAATCGCTTGCCTGAAGTCCGGCGCGGTCAAGGAGAGCCCGGAACTGGTCCGGATCGACCCGATCGCCGGTCCCGGCGTGTGCGGTGCGGAATACCCGCTGAAAGTGGCGGCGCTCGGCGAAAACATCACCAGCTTCGGCTTTGCCGACGAAAGCCTGCGGCCGCCCGGCAATATCGGCAATCAGCCGCGCTGGCCGATCACCCGCGCGCCGGCGGCAGCGCCGCCCCAAGGAAACTATCAAGGAAATTATCAGGGAAGCTATCCGGCTCCGGCGCCGCGCCAGCCGAACTATGCTGCGCCGTCGAACGGCCCGATCTCGCTGTCCGCGCCGGGTGTCGGCCCGCAGGAGGATGACATCGACCTGCCGCCCGAAGGCGCGCCGACCTCGCGCGACGGCGGCTATGTGGCGGCGCCGTCCTATCCGCCGCGCGACCGCTACACCGCGCCTTCTTCTGCGCCGCATCCGCAGCCATCCTATTCGCCACCACCGGCAATGCCGGCCGCGCCGCGGCTCGGGCCCGCACAGGGCAATTCCGTCAGCGCCTTCGGACAGGTTTCGATGAAGCCTGCGGCGACGCTGGCGTGCCCGATCGTCTCGGCGCTCGACCGCTGGCTCACCGATTCCGTGCAGCCGGCGGCGATGCGCTGGTTCGGCGTCCGCGTCGTCGAGATCAAGCAGATATCGGCCTATTCGTGCCGCGGCATGAACGGCAATCCGCACGCGCATATTTCCGAGCACGCCTTCGGCAACGCGCTCGACATCGCAGCCTTCACGCTCGCCGACGGCAGGCGCATCACGGTCAGGGGCGGCTGGCGCGGCATGCCGGAAGAGCAGGGCTTTCTGCGCGATGTGCAGGGAGCCGCCTGCCAGCAGTTCAACACCGTGCTGGCGCCCGGCTCCAATGCCCACCATGAGGATCACATCCACGTCGACCTGATGCGCCGCGCCTCCCGCCGCACGATCTGTCAACCGGCCGCCGTGCCGGGCGAACAGGTCGCAGCCCGCGCCGGGCAGCGTAATCCCTACGCGTCACGCGATCCGTATTTGACGGGCTCGCTCGGAGCCAAGAAGTCGATCTCGCGCTGGTTCAGGGGTAACAGCAAGGTCAACGAGGAAGACGAGTTCGAGGATCATTGA
- a CDS encoding PilZ domain-containing protein — protein sequence MSLIGKKSRPARRRTNQPAWMTVDGGFAARQCTVIDISEGGARLRVEDPQFVKPQFQLKFDRTSPGRACKLAWKKGDVIGIKFV from the coding sequence ATGTCGCTAATCGGAAAAAAGTCCCGGCCTGCCCGCCGGCGCACCAACCAGCCCGCATGGATGACGGTCGACGGCGGGTTCGCCGCGCGCCAGTGCACCGTCATCGACATCTCGGAGGGCGGCGCCCGGCTGAGGGTCGAGGACCCGCAATTCGTCAAGCCGCAGTTTCAACTGAAGTTCGACCGGACATCGCCCGGCAGGGCCTGCAAGCTCGCCTGGAAAAAGGGCGACGTGATCGGGATCAAGTTCGTGTAG